Genomic segment of Aliiroseovarius sp. M344:
AGTCTTTGGCATCCATCAGATCGCGAGCCGTTTCAATCTCGGCCAAAACGGGCGTGGCCAGAAGGCACAGGACAAGGCAGGGGGCAAAGCAAAGGCGTTTCATGTTTTCTCCGTCTTGGCGGCGCTCGCGGGCGCACCCGCGTATGGGACATCGCTTCCACAGCCCTTGCAAGAGGCTGATTTCATCTCGTTCGATCAGACGCAGGCGGCGTTAGGGCAACTTCTGTTTTATGATCCTATCCTGTCGGGCAATCGCAACATTGCCTGTGCAACGTGCCATCATCCCAAACACGGAAGCTCGGACGGGTTGAGCCTTGGTATTGGCGAAGGGGGCGAGGGGCTAGGTCCGATGCGTCATCCGGGGCAGGGGGCTAGCCGCATCATCAAACGTATCCCACGCAATGCGCCCGGTTTGTGGAACCTTGGCGCACGCGAGGTCGATGTTATGTTTCACGACGGTCGCCTGTCGGTCTCAGATATCTACAACACCGGGTTTGACAGTCCAGCGCAGGAATGGCTGCCCGATGGACTGAACTCGATCCTTGCGGCGCAAGCCTTGTTTCCAATGACGTCGCAATTCGAGATGGCCGGTGATCCGAAGGAAAACCAAGTTGCAGGCGCGGCCTATAATCGGATCGACGCGGTATGGCCGATCATTGCAAAAAGAGTGCGGACAATCCCGGATTATGCGGATCGGTTCAGTGAGGCTTTCGTTGACGTGTCGGGTCCGCTGGATGTCTCGATCACCCATATTGCCAATGCACTCGCTGCTTATCAAGCCACGGAATTTCGCAGTGATGACAGCCCGTTTGACGCCTTTCTTAAAGGCGATAGCGCGGCGATGACGGCAGACCAGCTGGCAGGGCTAGAGCTTTTTTACGGCAAAGCCGGGTGCAGCACCTGCCATTCCGGCCCGCTTCTGACCGACCACGAATTTCATGCGCTGATGCTGCCGCATTTCGGACCGGGCAAGACACGGCAATGGGATCCGATCGTGCGTGATGTTGGACGGATGGGGGCCTCGGACCGGTTAGAGGATGCCTATCGGTTCCGCACACCATCGTTGCGAAATGTCGCCCTGACCGCGCCATACGGGCACAACGGGGCATATCCGACGCTGGAAGGGATAGTGCGCCATCATCTGAATCCGCAAGCAGAGTTTTCTAAGTGGAAACCGGAACTTGCGGCACTCCCGAAAGCGCCGTGGCTCGCTGCAACTGACTTCTTGCCGTTCCAGGATAAGCGTGAACGGGCGCGTCTCGCTTCGCAGGTTGATGTGACTTCATTGGAAATGAGTGACGATGAAATCACCGAACTTGTCGCGTTTTTAAAAGCCCTGACGGGCACGGCTTCCAGTCGGGGGCGCCTAGGAACTCCGGTTAGCGTGCCCAGCGGATTGGAGGTGCCCCAATGACCCGCATTCTCTGTGTAGGTGCCGCCGTTGTGGATTTCGTCTTCCATCTGGATGAGCTGCCCGACCGGGCTGAGAAGTATGGCACGGATCGTGCCGTCGTGGTCGGCGGCGGTTGTGCTGCCAATGCCGCAGTTGCGGTGACGCGTCTGGGTGGCGACGCCATCTTGGGTGCGCGACTGGGTACAGACAGCGTTGGCGACATGGTGCTTGCAGAGCTTCGTGATGAAGGCGTGGACGTTGACAACGTGACCCGTACCAAAGGCGCGCGCAGTTCGTTTTCGTCGGTCTTGATTGATATGAATGGCGAGCGCCTAATTGTTAATTTTCGGGGTGAAGGGTTGGTCCTCAAGACTGCGTGGTTCGCGGGTATTGGCGAACTTGGTGCAGTCTTAACGGACACGCGCCGCGTTGATGCAGCCCGCGATGCACTGTCGCTTGCGAAGACACGGGGTATCCCGGGTGTTCTTGATGGTGAAGCACCAATTGATCCAACCCTGCTTGATGTTGCCAGCCATGCGGCTTTGTCGATGCAAGGACTTCGTGACCTACATCCGGATCTGACCACCGAGGAGGCGCTAAAACAAATCGCGTCAGATCACGGGTGCTGGGTCTGTGCCACAGATGGCGCAAACGATGTTTGGTTCACTGATGGTCAAAGGATCGAGCATGTTCCAGCATACCAGATAGAGCCGGTGGATACACTTGGGGCAGGCGACGTTTGGCACGGCGCATTCGCGCTGTCGCTTGCACAACAAGCACCGGAACGGGCAGCCATCGAATACGCAAATGCCGCAGCCGCGGTCAAATGCTTGAAACATGGGGGCCGGGCCGGAGCGCCCACACGCACCCAAATTGACGATTTTCTGAAGGAGAGACGTGATGACAACGCTTAGCCCGGGCAAGCTCTGGGGACTGCGCCGTATGGCCGATGAAAACGGTATCTTCAAGATGACCGCAGTTGACCAACGTCCTCCGATCAAGGGTCCGATTGCGGCGCATCTTGGGGTGGATACCGCCCCGTGGGACCAAGTCGCGCGTTTCAAAGGGTTGCTGGTGGAAACGCTGCAGGCACAAAGCACCGCGATGCTGCTCGATCCGCACTATGCAATTCCCTATGCGGTCGACATGTTGTCACCCACCAAGGGCTTGATCGTGACGCTCGAGGACAGCCTGTTTGAAGAAACGCCCGAGGGTCGCTTTAGCTCAGACATTGACGACTGGTCGGTTGCCAAGATCAAACGCATGGGGGGCGACGCCGTTAAAGTTTTGGCGTGGTATCGTCCGGATGCGGGCGACGCGGTGAATGCAGCCCAGAAAGACTATGTGAAACGGATCGGAGAGGAATGCGCCAAGCACGACATCCCGTTTCTGTTCGAACTGCTGGTTTACCCTTTGGCCACTGATGCGCATCAGACCAAAGAATATATCGAGATGCAGGGTAAGAAGGCCGACGATGTTCTGGCCTCGGTCGAAGAATTTGCGAAGCCTGACTATGGCGTTGACGTGTTTAAGTTGGAAAGCCCGGTGAATGCGTCCGATGCTGATGGATCGTCAGGAGTTCAAGCCGTCTTTGATGAGATGGGGAGGCTCGCTGGCCGCCCATGGGTGATGCTGTCAGCGGGTGCAGGAAAACCTGAATTTGCACGCGTGCTGGAACATGCTTTCGCTGCAGGTGCCTCAGGCTTTTTGGCAGGACGCGCTATTTGGCTGGATGCGTTTTCGGCGTATCCGGATTGGGAACGCATCAAGATAGAGCTCGAGGGCGGGGCGGCGGACTACATGGGACAGATTAGCCGATTGGCAGATGCAAAAGCCGCAAACTGGGCGCAGCACTTCTGCTACGGGGAAGGTGGGGCACGCTTTACGCCGGCTGATGCCAGTTTCCGGCACAGCTACGCCGAAGCTTAAGGGACGCGCAGATGAAACTAGGCATACTTCCTTTGGGACGTCCAACATTTGACGTGCCCTTTGCCGAGGAAAAGCTGGCCGCGATGCTGGATGCGCTTGAAGCGACCGGTCACGAGATAATCGGCCCCCGCGAGCTACTATTTGACGAGGACGCAACACGTGCCGGCATCTCAGGCCTTCAGGCAGCCAATGTCGGTCAGGTTCTGATCTTGCAAGTAACCTTCACCGACGCGTCTATGACGGTCGCGATAGGGGCGGCGTTTGATCAGCCCTTGTCGATTTGGGCCGTACCGGAACCCCGGCTGGGGGGACGCCTGCGCCTAAACGCGTTTTGCGGACTGAACTTGGCTGCACATGCTTTGGGCCTGAGTGATCGCGCATTCGGTTGGCTCTATGCGGACCCGTCAGCTGATGTCGTAGCCGAACTGAGCGTGTTGCTGGCAGGAAAGCGACCAGCGGGCAAGCTCACGCCACGGGATCCACCAGAAGCAACCGAACAGGGGCACCGGATTGCTCAAGCAGTCCACGGTCGCCGGATCGCCCGCATTGGTGAACATCCCGTCGGATTTGACACCTGCGCCTATGATAAGGATGCCATGCACTTGCTTGCAGGCGTCGAAGTCGATGAACTGTCGCTGGACGATCTGTTCAGTAAAGCGCGTGCGGTTCCTGATCAGGTGGCTGAAAAGTTGCACAAAGAGGCTTCCGCCCAGCTTGACGGGATAGACGAGGTCGACCCAACCGAACTTGATCGTTCATTGCGCCTGAAAGCGGGGTTGGACGAGCTCAAAGGGCGGGGAGGATATGACGCTTTCGCCATCCGGTGCTGGCCCGAGACGTTCACCGAATATGGTGGCGCGGTGTGTGGCCCCGCGTCGATGTTGGGCGAAGCGCGG
This window contains:
- a CDS encoding L-fucose/L-arabinose isomerase family protein, whose product is MKLGILPLGRPTFDVPFAEEKLAAMLDALEATGHEIIGPRELLFDEDATRAGISGLQAANVGQVLILQVTFTDASMTVAIGAAFDQPLSIWAVPEPRLGGRLRLNAFCGLNLAAHALGLSDRAFGWLYADPSADVVAELSVLLAGKRPAGKLTPRDPPEATEQGHRIAQAVHGRRIARIGEHPVGFDTCAYDKDAMHLLAGVEVDELSLDDLFSKARAVPDQVAEKLHKEASAQLDGIDEVDPTELDRSLRLKAGLDELKGRGGYDAFAIRCWPETFTEYGGAVCGPASMLGEARVPCACEADVYGALTQLILMEAANAPVFLTDLVDMDASDNTGVVWHCGQAPLSMHDPEIAVEATIHTNRKQPLLYQFPLKPGEVTLMRISQAHGRAHMVLSHGEMLRRPMAFTGTSGVLRFDRPAGEVLNDIIASGLEHHMALAYGDHRAALRGAAGALGLPLLEF
- a CDS encoding cytochrome-c peroxidase; its protein translation is MQEADFISFDQTQAALGQLLFYDPILSGNRNIACATCHHPKHGSSDGLSLGIGEGGEGLGPMRHPGQGASRIIKRIPRNAPGLWNLGAREVDVMFHDGRLSVSDIYNTGFDSPAQEWLPDGLNSILAAQALFPMTSQFEMAGDPKENQVAGAAYNRIDAVWPIIAKRVRTIPDYADRFSEAFVDVSGPLDVSITHIANALAAYQATEFRSDDSPFDAFLKGDSAAMTADQLAGLELFYGKAGCSTCHSGPLLTDHEFHALMLPHFGPGKTRQWDPIVRDVGRMGASDRLEDAYRFRTPSLRNVALTAPYGHNGAYPTLEGIVRHHLNPQAEFSKWKPELAALPKAPWLAATDFLPFQDKRERARLASQVDVTSLEMSDDEITELVAFLKALTGTASSRGRLGTPVSVPSGLEVPQ
- a CDS encoding tagatose 1,6-diphosphate aldolase — protein: MTTLSPGKLWGLRRMADENGIFKMTAVDQRPPIKGPIAAHLGVDTAPWDQVARFKGLLVETLQAQSTAMLLDPHYAIPYAVDMLSPTKGLIVTLEDSLFEETPEGRFSSDIDDWSVAKIKRMGGDAVKVLAWYRPDAGDAVNAAQKDYVKRIGEECAKHDIPFLFELLVYPLATDAHQTKEYIEMQGKKADDVLASVEEFAKPDYGVDVFKLESPVNASDADGSSGVQAVFDEMGRLAGRPWVMLSAGAGKPEFARVLEHAFAAGASGFLAGRAIWLDAFSAYPDWERIKIELEGGAADYMGQISRLADAKAANWAQHFCYGEGGARFTPADASFRHSYAEA
- a CDS encoding PfkB family carbohydrate kinase, whose translation is MTRILCVGAAVVDFVFHLDELPDRAEKYGTDRAVVVGGGCAANAAVAVTRLGGDAILGARLGTDSVGDMVLAELRDEGVDVDNVTRTKGARSSFSSVLIDMNGERLIVNFRGEGLVLKTAWFAGIGELGAVLTDTRRVDAARDALSLAKTRGIPGVLDGEAPIDPTLLDVASHAALSMQGLRDLHPDLTTEEALKQIASDHGCWVCATDGANDVWFTDGQRIEHVPAYQIEPVDTLGAGDVWHGAFALSLAQQAPERAAIEYANAAAAVKCLKHGGRAGAPTRTQIDDFLKERRDDNA